Within Geminocystis sp. M7585_C2015_104, the genomic segment ACTGTTACTACGCCATTGGGATTGCTGGTGATGGGATTGCCATTAATGTCAACACAGTTGGGTGGAACCTGTCCTGGCGGGTAGTACTGGCCACGATCAGGAGAATCGGCCACATTGGTAAGGTAGGCAGTGGGGGTATTACTGCCAATGGCTAGGGCAATGCCATA encodes:
- a CDS encoding DUF11 domain-containing protein; this translates as YGIALAIGSNTPTAYLTNVADSPDRGQYYPPGQVPPNCVDINGNPITSNPNGVVTVDITRTTGSPSFPSLPANTTTSSSSQNYGFVRFRVRVK